One genomic segment of Cellulophaga sp. HaHaR_3_176 includes these proteins:
- a CDS encoding type IX secretion system membrane protein PorP/SprF, producing MKNLFLSTLLFFAFGVVSWAQEGIPVYFDYLSDNYYLIHPSMAGIGEGGKVRLTARKQWFDVDDAPNLQTINAHFRVGEKSGVGAIIFNDANGYHSQTGAKFTYAHHLKFSGDARNLNQLSFGLSGTILQSNLDETEFRSTTPDPAVVGSRISSTYFNTDLGVSYNYLEFYAHATILNLLSTKRSLYAKDRNDDPLVPEVDNLRRYVISTGYVFDRGDWQFEPSVLFQMTDFTSEKAIDFNAKAYRGVGEAIVWGGISYRRSFDGTLYITEDGPEEQKLQLITPIVGVNYKKFMVSYNYSYQMGDIRFDNGGFHQITLGYDFLQSTKRYDCKCPAVNY from the coding sequence ATGAAAAATTTATTTTTATCTACATTACTTTTTTTTGCTTTTGGAGTAGTTTCTTGGGCTCAAGAAGGTATTCCTGTTTATTTTGATTATTTATCTGATAATTATTATTTGATACACCCATCGATGGCAGGTATTGGGGAAGGTGGTAAAGTTAGACTTACAGCAAGAAAACAGTGGTTTGATGTTGATGATGCTCCAAATTTACAAACTATAAATGCACATTTTAGAGTAGGAGAAAAAAGTGGGGTAGGAGCAATTATTTTCAATGATGCAAATGGATATCATTCACAAACGGGAGCGAAATTTACATATGCACACCATTTAAAATTTAGTGGCGATGCTCGAAATTTAAATCAACTATCTTTTGGTTTAAGTGGTACAATATTGCAAAGTAATTTAGATGAAACTGAATTTAGATCTACAACGCCAGATCCGGCTGTAGTTGGGTCAAGAATAAGTTCTACTTATTTTAATACAGATTTAGGGGTTTCTTATAATTATTTAGAATTCTATGCACATGCTACTATTTTAAATTTATTGAGCACAAAAAGGAGTTTATATGCAAAAGATAGAAATGACGACCCTTTAGTACCTGAAGTTGATAATTTAAGAAGATATGTAATTTCGACAGGATATGTTTTTGATAGAGGAGATTGGCAATTTGAGCCTTCTGTTTTATTTCAAATGACGGATTTTACATCAGAAAAAGCTATAGATTTTAATGCTAAGGCCTATAGGGGTGTTGGAGAGGCTATAGTTTGGGGAGGGATATCGTACCGTAGAAGTTTTGATGGTACTTTATATATTACAGAAGATGGACCTGAAGAACAAAAACTACAATTGATTACGCCAATAGTTGGTGTTAATTATAAAAAATTTATGGTGTCTTATAACTACTCATATCAAATGGGTGATATTCGTTTTGATAATGGAGGTTTTCATCAAATAACATTAGGGTATGACTTTTTGCAATCTACAAAGCGTTACGATTGTAAATGTCCTGCTGTTAATTACTAA
- a CDS encoding vWA domain-containing protein, giving the protein MKNIKKAIGLSVMALTLGITYGCEIKPKKNTETIIAQAVADEHKHINNTVKIALLLDTSNSMDGLIDQAKSQLWDIVNKFAYVRARCGNDPNPDYIRPNLEIALYQYGNDNLSSNEGYIQQVLGFSGDLDEISEKLFSLTTNGGEEYCGTVIQTSLNQLDWGKNQDNLKMIFIAGNEPFTQGKLNYKDAVTNAKEKDVVVNTIFCGDYAQGVSSQWKNGAILTGGDYIAIDHNRKVVHIDTPYDDDIVSLNSKLNKTYIAYGALGKSKLANQNYQDENAMEVEEAVAVKRAVSKSSRLYKNSTWDLVDAADEKEFDVSKVEKKQLPDSLKNKSDKEIESYITLKKKERIKIQASIQELNKKRQDYISKKQENAGGELENAMLAAIKKQAEKKNYKWDN; this is encoded by the coding sequence ATGAAAAATATTAAAAAAGCAATTGGTTTAAGCGTTATGGCTCTAACACTTGGAATAACTTATGGTTGCGAAATAAAGCCGAAAAAAAATACTGAAACAATCATTGCTCAGGCAGTGGCTGACGAACATAAGCATATTAATAATACCGTGAAAATTGCTTTATTGTTAGATACTAGTAACAGTATGGATGGACTTATTGATCAAGCAAAATCGCAATTATGGGACATCGTCAACAAGTTTGCCTACGTTCGTGCTCGTTGCGGAAATGACCCTAATCCCGATTATATTAGACCTAATTTAGAAATTGCTTTATACCAATATGGCAATGATAACTTATCTTCTAACGAGGGTTACATTCAACAAGTTTTAGGTTTTAGTGGAGATTTAGATGAAATTTCTGAAAAACTTTTTTCACTTACTACAAATGGAGGTGAAGAATATTGTGGCACAGTAATACAAACATCTTTAAATCAACTAGATTGGGGTAAAAATCAAGATAATTTAAAAATGATTTTTATTGCTGGCAATGAACCCTTTACTCAGGGCAAATTAAATTATAAAGATGCCGTTACTAATGCTAAAGAAAAAGATGTTGTTGTAAATACCATCTTTTGTGGTGATTATGCACAAGGAGTTTCTTCGCAATGGAAAAATGGAGCCATTTTAACTGGTGGTGACTATATTGCTATTGACCACAATAGAAAAGTGGTACATATTGACACACCTTATGATGATGATATTGTTAGCCTAAACTCTAAACTAAATAAAACATATATTGCTTACGGTGCATTAGGGAAATCTAAACTAGCAAACCAGAATTATCAAGATGAAAATGCAATGGAAGTTGAAGAGGCTGTAGCTGTAAAAAGAGCCGTTAGTAAAAGCTCTAGATTGTATAAAAACTCGACTTGGGATTTAGTTGATGCGGCAGATGAAAAGGAATTTGATGTTTCGAAAGTAGAAAAGAAACAATTACCCGACAGCTTAAAAAACAAATCTGATAAAGAAATAGAATCTTATATTACTTTAAAGAAAAAAGAAAGAATTAAAATTCAAGCAAGCATTCAAGAACTGAATAAAAAACGTCAAGATTATATATCAAAAAAACAAGAGAACGCTGGAGGTGAACTTGAAAATGCAATGTTAGCTGCTATTAAAAAGCAAGCTGAAAAGAAAAATTACAAATGGGATAATTAA
- a CDS encoding histidine kinase, translated as MGKYQNILIVFILFCFVGFSQNDQKNYSFEIKGSVKGKEKRIAIPGVIVTTSSGGYTVTNGLGEFKIQAIVGDLIKFESGAFDTVKHRVKSSEDVDVLVQDYVPIKKEKESFSKRGAIQVDTYLDSANYYKKIDIEKSIDFVTKSISQLGKSGNKNELAKAYTILGEIYQYYKQYDLAIDSYKNALVAEKTTKTEILLGKSYLFNKEFENAKTVFLTVSTKNNISTFEKSQVFEGLGDAYKGLNNNTSSIMYYNKGLSLAKSNSIASKITDFNSKIGDAYAADNQLAEAEEYYDNSLELSKQQAPKRAVQEKEKVADFYNKTSEYDKEVVLRKKSLEDLEELNLRERKVAKTNTLNTSSDSISTQRIKYKIANAYLSQQKYDEAIPFLEESIQEAGVDDDLIVQKDATRKLSEVYEYKGDFTKAYETYRKYVTMVDTLYIRKEQEISRAARFNKEIASKQNRISGLEKDRELYQSKFDLALTSEQLVDRQKWLIYSLIFGMLLLGLTAYFFYRSNKQQKLANNLLALKSLRSQMNPHFIFNALNSVNNYIARSDERSANRYLSDFSTLMRAVLENSEEDFIPLTKELELLELYTKLEHSRFSDKFDYKINVSEHLDVNAFQIPPMLLQPYIENAIWHGLRYTDEKGFLKIDIAEKSKDSIEISIIDNGVGRKKSAELKTSNQKKQKSKGMGNIKKRIDILNDMYKDKVDVKIADYMPDGTGTKVVFILKKDK; from the coding sequence ATGGGTAAATATCAGAACATATTAATAGTTTTTATTTTGTTTTGTTTTGTGGGCTTTTCACAAAATGATCAGAAGAACTATAGTTTTGAAATTAAGGGCTCTGTAAAAGGAAAAGAGAAAAGAATTGCAATACCAGGTGTAATTGTTACTACTAGTAGCGGTGGTTATACAGTTACAAATGGATTAGGTGAATTTAAGATTCAAGCTATTGTAGGTGATCTTATTAAATTTGAAAGTGGTGCTTTTGATACCGTAAAACATAGGGTGAAAAGCTCAGAAGATGTTGATGTTCTGGTGCAAGATTATGTTCCTATTAAAAAAGAAAAAGAATCATTTTCGAAAAGAGGAGCTATTCAAGTAGATACATATTTAGACTCTGCAAACTATTATAAGAAAATTGATATCGAAAAAAGTATAGATTTTGTCACAAAGTCTATATCTCAATTGGGTAAATCTGGTAATAAAAATGAGTTAGCAAAAGCCTATACTATACTAGGTGAAATATACCAATATTATAAGCAGTACGATTTAGCAATTGATAGTTATAAAAATGCATTAGTAGCAGAAAAAACTACAAAAACAGAAATTTTATTGGGTAAAAGCTATCTTTTTAATAAAGAGTTTGAAAATGCAAAAACTGTGTTTTTAACTGTTTCAACCAAGAATAATATATCTACTTTTGAAAAATCTCAAGTATTTGAAGGCCTAGGAGATGCTTATAAAGGGCTTAATAATAATACAAGTTCTATAATGTATTATAATAAAGGACTGAGTTTGGCCAAAAGCAATTCTATAGCTTCGAAAATTACAGATTTTAACTCTAAAATAGGAGATGCATATGCTGCTGACAATCAATTAGCAGAAGCAGAAGAGTATTACGACAATTCTCTAGAGCTTTCAAAACAACAAGCTCCCAAAAGAGCAGTTCAAGAAAAGGAGAAGGTTGCTGATTTTTATAATAAAACGAGTGAGTATGATAAAGAGGTTGTGCTTCGTAAAAAAAGCCTTGAAGATTTAGAAGAATTAAACCTGAGAGAAAGAAAAGTAGCAAAAACAAATACTTTAAATACAAGTTCCGATTCAATATCGACACAACGTATTAAATATAAAATAGCAAATGCTTATTTATCACAACAAAAATATGATGAAGCAATACCTTTCTTAGAAGAGAGTATTCAAGAAGCTGGTGTTGATGATGATTTAATTGTGCAGAAAGATGCAACAAGAAAATTGTCTGAGGTATATGAATATAAAGGAGATTTTACGAAAGCATATGAGACATACCGAAAATATGTAACAATGGTAGATACGCTATACATTCGTAAAGAACAAGAAATTTCTAGAGCGGCAAGGTTCAATAAGGAAATAGCATCTAAACAAAATAGAATTTCTGGTTTAGAGAAAGATAGAGAACTATATCAGAGTAAATTTGATCTAGCTTTAACTAGTGAGCAATTGGTAGATAGGCAAAAATGGCTTATTTATTCGTTGATTTTTGGAATGTTATTATTAGGGCTTACTGCATATTTTTTTTATAGGAGTAACAAACAGCAAAAGCTTGCAAATAATTTGTTGGCATTAAAATCGCTGAGATCTCAAATGAATCCTCATTTTATTTTTAATGCGCTAAATTCAGTCAATAATTACATTGCTAGAAGTGATGAGAGAAGTGCTAATAGGTATTTAAGTGATTTTTCAACATTAATGAGAGCTGTTTTAGAAAACTCAGAAGAAGATTTTATTCCATTAACAAAAGAGCTAGAATTACTAGAGCTATACACCAAGTTAGAGCACTCACGATTTTCTGATAAATTCGATTACAAAATAAATGTAAGCGAACATTTAGATGTAAATGCTTTTCAAATTCCACCAATGTTATTGCAGCCTTATATTGAAAATGCGATATGGCATGGATTAAGATATACTGATGAAAAAGGATTTTTAAAAATTGATATTGCAGAAAAATCTAAAGATAGTATTGAAATTAGTATTATTGATAATGGTGTTGGACGTAAAAAATCAGCTGAATTAAAAACAAGTAATCAGAAGAAGCAAAAATCTAAAGGCATGGGGAATATCAAAAAAAGAATTGATATTTTAAATGATATGTATAAGGATAAAGTAGATGTGAAAATAGCTGATTACATGCCTGATGGAACAGGAACAAAAGTAGTTTTCATTTTAAAGAAAGATAAATGA
- a CDS encoding LytTR family DNA-binding domain-containing protein, whose amino-acid sequence MNLKAILVEDEANSREILRNYLAKYCANVTLVGEASTIKEGLELIKDNDLDLVFLDVEMPFGNAFDLLDQLPNRTFETVFVTAYNQYAMDALNNHAAYYLMKPISIDELINAVEYVTEIRQKENALIDRVLKPKLNSVDGKITIPQQDGFQVLNVSDILYCKADDNYTEIHLEGKRIVVSKTLKYFEEALSDFPFARIHKSYLVNVNEVVKYVKGKGGSVIISSGKELLVSASKKKDLLAYFE is encoded by the coding sequence ATGAATTTAAAAGCAATACTAGTAGAAGACGAGGCAAATAGCAGAGAAATTTTACGTAATTATTTAGCCAAATATTGTGCAAATGTTACTTTGGTGGGTGAGGCATCAACGATAAAAGAAGGGCTAGAATTAATTAAAGATAATGATTTAGATTTGGTTTTTTTAGATGTAGAAATGCCTTTTGGTAATGCTTTTGATTTATTGGATCAATTACCAAATCGTACATTCGAAACTGTGTTTGTTACAGCATACAATCAATATGCAATGGATGCTTTGAATAACCATGCCGCTTATTATTTAATGAAACCAATAAGTATTGATGAGTTAATTAATGCCGTTGAGTACGTAACGGAAATTAGGCAAAAAGAGAATGCTTTAATAGATAGGGTTTTAAAGCCAAAATTAAATAGTGTAGATGGTAAAATAACTATCCCGCAGCAAGATGGTTTTCAAGTTTTAAATGTGTCTGACATATTATATTGTAAGGCAGATGATAACTATACAGAAATTCATTTAGAAGGTAAAAGGATTGTGGTTAGTAAAACACTAAAATATTTTGAAGAAGCACTATCTGATTTTCCATTTGCTAGAATTCATAAATCATATTTAGTAAATGTAAATGAAGTAGTGAAATATGTAAAAGGTAAAGGTGGTAGTGTAATTATATCTAGCGGAAAAGAACTTTTAGTTTCGGCATCAAAGAAAAAAGATTTGTTAGCTTATTTTGAATAG